In one Shewanella loihica PV-4 genomic region, the following are encoded:
- the katG gene encoding catalase/peroxidase HPI: MKGKTVNKQTLAALVSALLVFNPAVADEQESAQMTKPKGAAATGTAKAFQPKSKQFWWPDQLDLSPLRDHDSRSNPYGESFDYAKAFNSLDLDQVKADIDQLLTQSQDWWPADYGNYGPFFIRMTWHSAGTYRTLDGRGGAGGGQQRFEPLNSWPDNASLDKARRLLWPVKQKYGEALSWSDLIVLAGNVALENMGFKTFGFAGGRNDDWEPDMVYWGPEVEMLASDREDRDGKLQRPLGATHMGLIYVNPEGPKGVPDPLGSAKNIRTAFSRMAMNDEETLALIAGGHTFGKMHGAHKPKDCLGAEPAAAGIEAQGLGWHNKCGKGHSEDTITSGLEGAWTQAPTKWTSLYLSNLLTYDWQQTRSPAGAIQWIPTDESVHKAVPDAHVKGKFHAPVMTTADLALKYDPEYRKIAERFLADPEEYRLAFAKAWYKLTHRDMGPARNFLGKEVPQGNFIWQDPIDDKTQSRLSAGDIKQLKKAISKSGLSVAERVRLAWASAASYRQSDMRGGANGARIALAPQKDWTVNNPAETAKVLKTLEAIRADFNKGAGKRQVSLADLIVLAGASALEQAAKQAGFEVAVPFTPGRGDATQAQTDENSFSLLELHADGFRNYFDVNHSYKSPTEMLVDKADQLDLTVPEMTVLVGGLRALDANYQGAKHGVLTQRPGTLNNDFFVNLLDMSTLWQKSDVDGIYQGLDRSSGKPKWTATSVDLIFGSNSELRAVAEVYAFDTSKQKFVDDFVAAWVKVMNLDR; the protein is encoded by the coding sequence ATGAAAGGAAAAACAGTAAACAAGCAAACGCTCGCGGCGTTAGTGAGTGCCTTGTTGGTGTTTAACCCTGCCGTCGCCGATGAGCAAGAATCCGCACAGATGACAAAGCCCAAAGGGGCTGCTGCCACTGGTACCGCCAAAGCGTTTCAACCCAAGAGCAAACAGTTTTGGTGGCCCGATCAATTGGATCTTTCCCCGCTGCGGGATCACGACTCCCGCTCCAATCCCTACGGTGAGAGTTTCGACTACGCCAAGGCCTTCAACTCGCTGGATCTCGACCAGGTAAAAGCCGATATCGACCAGCTACTCACCCAATCGCAGGATTGGTGGCCAGCCGACTACGGCAACTATGGTCCTTTCTTCATCCGCATGACCTGGCATAGCGCAGGTACCTATCGCACCCTGGATGGCCGTGGTGGCGCCGGTGGCGGACAGCAGAGATTCGAGCCGTTAAACAGCTGGCCCGATAACGCCAGCCTAGACAAGGCGCGCCGCCTGCTCTGGCCGGTGAAACAGAAATATGGTGAGGCACTCTCCTGGTCAGACTTAATTGTACTCGCGGGCAACGTCGCCCTGGAAAACATGGGATTTAAGACTTTCGGTTTTGCCGGTGGTCGTAACGACGACTGGGAGCCAGACATGGTGTACTGGGGACCGGAGGTCGAGATGCTCGCCAGCGATCGTGAAGACAGAGACGGCAAGCTGCAAAGGCCGTTAGGTGCGACCCACATGGGGCTCATCTATGTTAATCCGGAAGGCCCGAAAGGGGTGCCAGATCCGCTAGGTTCGGCCAAGAATATCCGCACAGCCTTCTCTCGTATGGCGATGAATGATGAGGAAACTCTGGCACTTATCGCCGGCGGTCATACCTTCGGTAAGATGCACGGCGCCCACAAGCCGAAAGATTGTCTGGGGGCAGAACCTGCTGCGGCAGGCATCGAAGCCCAGGGGCTGGGCTGGCACAACAAGTGTGGCAAGGGCCACTCAGAAGACACCATCACCAGTGGCCTGGAAGGGGCCTGGACTCAGGCGCCCACCAAGTGGACCTCGCTCTATCTGAGTAACCTGCTGACTTACGATTGGCAGCAGACCCGCAGTCCTGCAGGTGCGATCCAGTGGATCCCAACCGACGAGTCGGTGCACAAGGCCGTGCCCGATGCTCATGTCAAAGGTAAGTTTCATGCGCCGGTGATGACCACGGCGGACCTTGCGCTCAAGTATGACCCCGAGTATCGAAAGATTGCCGAGCGCTTCCTGGCCGACCCGGAAGAGTATCGTCTGGCCTTTGCCAAGGCCTGGTACAAGTTGACCCACAGAGACATGGGGCCTGCCCGTAACTTCCTCGGTAAAGAGGTGCCTCAGGGCAACTTCATCTGGCAAGATCCAATCGATGATAAGACCCAATCGCGTCTCAGCGCCGGCGATATCAAGCAGCTTAAAAAAGCCATCAGCAAGTCTGGGCTGAGCGTTGCCGAGCGTGTGCGCCTGGCCTGGGCGTCGGCGGCTAGCTATCGTCAATCAGATATGCGTGGCGGCGCCAATGGGGCACGTATCGCCCTGGCTCCGCAGAAGGATTGGACGGTGAACAACCCAGCCGAAACCGCCAAGGTGCTTAAGACGCTGGAGGCGATTCGTGCCGACTTTAATAAGGGCGCCGGCAAGCGTCAGGTTTCCTTGGCCGATCTTATCGTACTCGCGGGGGCGAGCGCCCTAGAGCAGGCCGCCAAGCAGGCGGGTTTCGAGGTCGCCGTGCCTTTCACCCCAGGACGAGGTGATGCCACTCAGGCGCAGACGGACGAAAACTCCTTTAGTCTACTGGAACTGCATGCCGATGGCTTTAGAAACTACTTCGACGTAAACCACAGCTATAAGTCGCCCACCGAGATGCTGGTGGATAAGGCCGACCAGCTGGATCTGACGGTGCCCGAGATGACGGTGTTAGTCGGTGGCCTGCGTGCCCTCGATGCCAACTATCAAGGGGCGAAGCACGGGGTGTTGACCCAGCGTCCCGGCACGCTTAACAATGACTTCTTCGTCAACCTGTTAGACATGTCGACCCTGTGGCAGAAGTCAGATGTCGATGGCATCTATCAGGGACTGGATCGCAGCAGCGGCAAACCTAAATGGACCGCCACCTCGGTG